A portion of the Stella humosa genome contains these proteins:
- a CDS encoding Flp family type IVb pilin: MEFPMLCALNEGMQWVVSAGRALRRDERGVTALEYGVIAAVVIVVGLATVSTIGTQLAAVFTSISGAL; the protein is encoded by the coding sequence ATGGAGTTTCCGATGCTTTGCGCACTGAATGAAGGCATGCAGTGGGTCGTTTCCGCCGGTCGTGCGCTGCGTCGCGACGAGCGCGGCGTCACTGCCCTGGAATATGGCGTGATCGCCGCTGTGGTGATCGTCGTCGGGCTGGCGACCGTCTCGACCATCGGCACGCAGCTGGCCGCCGTCTTCACCAGCATCAGCGGCGCCCTTTGA
- a CDS encoding PAS domain S-box protein, whose product MTTEPRDSSVSTMKYAPDIFFDQHPDPMWIYSIDTLRFLDVNAAATARYGYSRDEFLAMTIADIRPEEDAPALRLWIDAGLTGLRESGIWRHRLKSGKVIQAAIRSQPVTYQGQPSRLVSTMDVTRLLELEKDRATLLEQQATMRTAQRLLGIGIWKMNLESGALSWSENLYEMYGIAADHFGHRFDSYIGVVHPDDRAMVLAQFEAFAQSTERYFDFRHRISRRDGKVITVKGLGERTQSSVGPILTGVVQDISDQVAAAERLSEATNLVKIAGRTGKLGGWRLDLARWQVEWSEETAAIHDAADIRTLSVDEAVAFYRPEYRDRVRATVGECIDHRKPFDEVWQIVTAVGTVKWVRAIGEPEYLPDGSLKAIHGAFQDMTELEATRERSADLSRRLQETLENISDAFITLDAEWHFTFVNSQAESLLGSERLRLLGRPAWEALGEAARSSFEAECRKVVDSRTATRFVTFYAPTAKWLDVNAYPSTNGIAVYFRDITRSRAQQEQLRLLEAAVSRQNDILLITAADAIDEPAGPKIVYVNDAFVRRTGYTREEAIGRTPRFLQGARTDRHELGRIRAALAQGQPYRGQLVNYAKNGEEFWLELDIVPLADPSGSWTHWVSVERDITDRKRSEESIRISDERFRLLSKVTNDVVWDWNLETGSNWWNDNVKVLFGYEPDDIEPGLESWTGRIHPEDRGRVIDRLNATLQETGESWTDEYRFRHADGHYATVIDRGFIIRGAAGQAVRMVGSMIDVTERRRLDDQLRQAQKLEAVGQLTGGIAHDFNNLLTVILGNTELLSEQLAGQQSLRALADTAVKATERGAELTSRLLSFARRQSLDPKLVDLNALVAGMDDLLGRTLTENIDIQIACGKQLWPTEIDPGQFEVALLNLAINARDAMPAGGRLTIETCNLVLDAAYVHMHGDIVGGDYVMVSVSDTGTGMPPDIALRAFEPFFTTKEVGKGSGLGLSMVYGFLKQSGGHAVLYSEPGQGTSVKLYFQRALSVDPPVLVLPTQKVIVGGHEHILLAEDDPMVRRHLADQLTALGYDVIAAENGPQAVAILETVTDIDLLLTDVIMPGGMDGRELADAARILRPDIRILFSSGYSEAAIVHHGRLNPGTLLLLKPYRRQELAAKVREALDRRPG is encoded by the coding sequence ATGACAACGGAACCGCGCGATTCCAGTGTCTCAACCATGAAATATGCTCCGGACATATTCTTCGATCAGCATCCCGACCCGATGTGGATCTACAGCATCGACACGCTGCGTTTCCTCGACGTGAACGCCGCCGCGACAGCGCGCTACGGCTATTCGAGGGATGAGTTCTTGGCGATGACCATTGCCGACATCCGACCGGAGGAAGATGCGCCTGCCCTGCGGCTGTGGATCGATGCGGGCCTGACCGGACTGAGAGAATCCGGCATCTGGCGCCATCGCTTGAAGTCCGGAAAGGTCATTCAGGCAGCGATCCGCTCGCAGCCGGTCACCTATCAGGGACAGCCCTCGCGCCTGGTCTCAACCATGGACGTCACGCGTCTGCTCGAGCTGGAAAAGGACCGCGCGACGCTGCTGGAACAGCAGGCGACCATGCGGACGGCGCAACGCCTGCTGGGCATTGGAATATGGAAGATGAACCTGGAGAGCGGCGCACTCTCCTGGTCCGAGAACCTCTACGAGATGTACGGCATCGCCGCCGATCACTTCGGCCACCGGTTCGACAGCTATATCGGCGTTGTCCATCCCGACGACCGGGCGATGGTGCTGGCGCAATTCGAAGCCTTTGCCCAGTCGACCGAGCGGTACTTCGACTTTCGCCACCGGATCTCTCGCCGGGACGGCAAGGTCATCACCGTCAAAGGCTTGGGGGAGCGAACCCAATCGTCCGTGGGACCGATCCTGACAGGCGTGGTCCAGGATATCAGCGACCAGGTTGCGGCGGCCGAACGCCTGTCCGAGGCAACCAACCTCGTGAAGATCGCCGGCAGGACCGGGAAGCTGGGCGGCTGGCGGCTCGACCTCGCGCGGTGGCAGGTGGAGTGGTCAGAGGAAACCGCCGCGATCCATGACGCCGCCGATATCCGCACGCTTTCCGTCGATGAGGCGGTCGCATTTTACCGCCCGGAATACCGTGATCGGGTGCGTGCCACGGTCGGCGAATGCATCGACCACAGGAAGCCCTTCGACGAGGTCTGGCAGATCGTCACCGCGGTGGGGACGGTGAAATGGGTCCGGGCAATCGGCGAGCCCGAATACTTGCCCGACGGCAGCCTGAAGGCAATCCACGGCGCCTTCCAGGACATGACGGAACTGGAAGCCACGAGGGAGCGGTCCGCCGATCTTTCGCGGCGCCTGCAGGAAACGCTTGAGAACATATCCGACGCCTTCATCACGCTCGACGCCGAGTGGCACTTCACCTTTGTGAACAGTCAGGCGGAAAGCCTGCTTGGGTCAGAGCGATTGCGCCTGCTGGGCAGGCCTGCGTGGGAAGCCCTCGGCGAGGCGGCGCGATCCAGCTTCGAGGCCGAGTGCAGGAAGGTAGTTGATAGCCGAACGGCCACCCGCTTCGTCACCTTCTACGCACCCACGGCGAAATGGCTCGACGTCAACGCCTACCCGTCCACCAATGGTATCGCCGTCTACTTCAGGGATATCACCCGGTCACGCGCCCAGCAGGAACAGCTGCGGCTGCTGGAGGCCGCGGTCTCCCGCCAGAACGACATCCTCCTGATCACGGCGGCCGATGCGATCGATGAGCCGGCGGGACCGAAGATCGTCTATGTGAACGATGCCTTCGTCCGGCGCACGGGATACACGCGCGAGGAGGCGATCGGCCGCACACCGAGATTCCTCCAGGGGGCGAGAACCGACCGGCACGAGCTTGGTCGGATCCGCGCCGCCCTGGCTCAGGGCCAACCGTACCGAGGCCAGCTCGTCAACTACGCCAAGAACGGCGAGGAATTCTGGCTGGAACTGGACATCGTGCCGCTCGCCGATCCGTCGGGATCATGGACGCACTGGGTATCGGTCGAGCGCGACATCACCGATCGCAAGCGATCGGAGGAATCCATCCGCATCAGCGACGAGCGATTCCGGCTGCTGTCGAAGGTGACCAATGATGTGGTCTGGGATTGGAACCTGGAGACGGGCAGCAACTGGTGGAACGACAACGTGAAGGTCTTGTTCGGCTACGAGCCTGACGATATCGAGCCGGGCTTGGAATCCTGGACAGGTCGCATCCATCCCGAAGACCGCGGTCGTGTCATCGATCGCCTGAATGCAACCTTGCAGGAAACCGGAGAGAGCTGGACGGACGAATACCGCTTTCGCCATGCCGACGGCCACTATGCCACCGTCATTGATCGCGGCTTCATCATCCGGGGCGCGGCCGGCCAGGCCGTGCGAATGGTCGGCAGCATGATCGACGTGACGGAACGCCGGCGGCTGGATGATCAGCTCCGCCAGGCGCAGAAGCTGGAAGCGGTGGGTCAGCTGACGGGCGGGATCGCCCATGACTTCAACAACCTGCTGACCGTTATTCTGGGCAACACCGAGCTCCTGAGCGAGCAGCTGGCGGGCCAACAATCGCTGCGCGCCCTGGCCGATACGGCCGTGAAGGCGACCGAGCGTGGTGCCGAGCTGACCAGCCGGCTTCTGTCCTTCGCCCGCCGCCAGTCGCTTGATCCCAAGCTCGTCGACCTGAACGCACTGGTAGCCGGCATGGACGATCTGCTGGGCCGGACCCTGACCGAGAACATCGACATCCAGATCGCCTGCGGCAAGCAGCTCTGGCCGACCGAAATCGACCCCGGCCAGTTCGAGGTCGCGCTGCTGAACCTCGCCATCAACGCGCGGGATGCCATGCCGGCCGGCGGGCGCCTGACCATCGAGACCTGCAACCTCGTGCTCGACGCCGCCTACGTCCACATGCATGGCGATATCGTGGGCGGGGATTACGTCATGGTGTCCGTTTCCGACACCGGCACCGGCATGCCGCCGGACATCGCCCTGCGCGCCTTCGAGCCATTCTTCACGACCAAGGAAGTCGGCAAGGGCAGTGGCCTCGGCCTCAGCATGGTCTATGGTTTTCTGAAGCAATCGGGCGGCCACGCGGTCCTCTACTCGGAGCCAGGACAAGGAACGTCCGTGAAGCTGTACTTCCAGCGGGCCTTGTCAGTGGATCCGCCAGTTCTGGTGTTGCCCACGCAGAAAGTCATTGTCGGCGGGCACGAGCATATTCTCCTGGCCGAGGACGATCCCATGGTTCGCCGGCATTTGGCAGACCAACTCACGGCGCTTGGGTATGACGTGATCGCGGCCGAGAACGGGCCACAGGCGGTCGCCATCCTGGAAACCGTGACCGACATCGACCTGCTGCTGACCGACGTCATCATGCCGGGTGGCATGGATGGGCGCGAACTGGCCGATGCCGCCCGGATTCTGCGGCCCGACATCCGTATTCTGTTCAGCTCCGGCTATTCAGAGGCGGCCATCGTCCATCATGGACGCCTCAATCCCGGAACCCTTCTGTTGCTGAAGCCGTATCGCCGCCAGGAACTGGCCGCCAAAGTCCGCGAGGCACTCGACCGAAGGCCAGGATAG
- a CDS encoding EAL domain-containing response regulator, with protein sequence MATKGNARRLLILDDEAAVGEIIAMIAGGMGFDVRTATTSAEFFRQESSWHPTHIALDLVMPTVDGMEVLAEMARRGTTAAIIIVSGAGSRALRAAEQTSVAQGLNVLGAVPKPFRASKLRELLSSERPVRQDPPSPTVPAVEDLQDAIDRQALTVVFQPRIRCTDNHLVGVEVLARWNYPGRGAIGPSAFIPIAEDAGLIVQLTTQVIDMGLEWLARRRPEQHLQMSVNFSTASLTDRGFPEVVENLARTRGIEPHRLILEVSDRAVMADPMVSLNVLARLRDKGFGLSIDDFGSGNASLEQLARMPFSDMKIDSAFVHDASRAGVARKVVRAIVALGHSQDMTVTAEGVEDHEALRFLKDIGCDFAQGYLIGRPMSAERISAWMDARAFAEG encoded by the coding sequence ATGGCTACGAAGGGGAATGCACGGCGGCTGCTGATCCTGGACGATGAGGCCGCCGTCGGCGAGATCATCGCGATGATCGCGGGCGGCATGGGCTTCGATGTCCGCACGGCCACCACGTCCGCGGAGTTCTTCCGGCAGGAATCCAGCTGGCATCCCACGCACATCGCGCTCGATCTCGTCATGCCGACGGTGGACGGCATGGAGGTCCTGGCCGAGATGGCCAGGCGCGGCACCACTGCTGCCATCATCATCGTCAGCGGTGCGGGATCGCGCGCGCTCCGGGCGGCAGAGCAGACTTCGGTCGCACAGGGCCTGAACGTGTTGGGCGCCGTACCCAAGCCATTCCGGGCCTCGAAGCTGCGCGAACTATTGTCCTCCGAACGTCCGGTCAGGCAGGACCCGCCGTCGCCGACTGTGCCGGCCGTGGAAGACCTGCAGGATGCCATCGACAGGCAGGCCCTCACGGTCGTCTTCCAACCCAGGATCCGCTGCACCGACAACCATCTGGTCGGGGTCGAGGTGCTGGCCCGCTGGAACTATCCCGGACGCGGCGCGATCGGTCCTAGCGCCTTCATCCCCATCGCTGAGGACGCCGGGCTGATCGTCCAGCTGACGACCCAGGTCATCGACATGGGGCTGGAATGGCTGGCGCGACGACGCCCAGAGCAGCACCTCCAGATGTCAGTCAACTTTTCGACGGCCTCTCTCACCGATCGCGGTTTCCCGGAGGTTGTCGAAAACCTTGCGCGCACGCGGGGCATCGAGCCTCATCGGCTGATCCTCGAGGTGAGCGATCGGGCGGTGATGGCCGACCCAATGGTCAGCCTGAATGTCCTGGCGCGCCTCCGCGACAAGGGTTTCGGACTGTCCATCGACGATTTCGGCAGCGGCAACGCGTCGCTCGAGCAGCTGGCCCGCATGCCGTTCTCGGACATGAAGATCGATTCGGCCTTCGTTCACGATGCATCGCGTGCCGGGGTGGCGCGCAAGGTCGTCCGCGCGATCGTGGCGCTTGGTCATAGTCAGGACATGACCGTTACGGCCGAGGGCGTCGAGGACCACGAAGCCCTTCGCTTCTTGAAAGATATCGGCTGCGATTTCGCGCAAGGTTACCTGATCGGTCGGCCGATGAGCGCCGAACGAATCTCCGCCTGGATGGACGCGCGCGCGTTCGCCGAAGGATAG